The Syntrophus gentianae nucleotide sequence CAGATGCCCGACAATAAAACCGGAAATTCCGCAGGCGACCATGCCCCAAAGCATATCGACAATCGTCATGGAAAGGGGCCAATCTTTCAAGAGAGCGTAATTTGTGAGATCATAAACTCCATATACAACAAGGCCAAACAGGGCCCCCCAGAGAACACCCTCGACACCGGATCCTGTTCTTGGAATCCTCGGTAGAACGAAAAGGATCAAGCCAAGGACAATGAGCATCCAAACAAGGATGCTGGAGGGAATGTTCGGACTCATGCTTCCGCCCGTCATCCTGGACAAGGGTCCCAATTGCAACCGGTAAAAATTCTTCATGATCCCCGCAATCCAGATGAGATCAACAACGATGAAAATAAATAGGCTGATGACATAGAGTTTTGCATAGGATAACATCGGCATAAACCGTCCTTTCTCTGAAGTGATGTCAAATAACATTTCCCGGCTGAATGGACATGGATCCACTTCAAATATAAGGTTCTTGATTTGAGGAGTCAACATAATTGGCGGCATAAGGAGGTCCCCATGATTATTCATGATCTGTTGGTGCTGACCATCGCAGGTTTAGCGCTAGGCACCGGAATGGCAGCACCTGAATTTGAAGCGGTTTCACACGATGGCCGAAAGATAGTCCTTTCTGAGTTGCGTCAGCAGGGTCCCGTGATGCTGGTCTTTCTACGCGGGTTCGGTTGACCCTTCGCCAGAAATCATCTGGACCAGATGAAACAGGATTACAAGGAGTTCATGTCAAGAAACGCTACGATTGTCGTCGTTGCTCCGCATGCCGCGGAAAAGGTTGCGGAGTACTGGAAAAAAGAGGAACTGCCCATGATCGGGGTTCCCGACGAAGACGGAAAACTCGCCGAGCTTTATGGCCAGGAATGGAAGCTACTGAAACTGGGCCGGATGCCTGCCCTTTTTGTGATTGACCGGAAGGGACTCCTTGCATTTGCCCAGTACAGTAAGACCATGTCGGACATCCCGAAGGACAGCGAGATGTTGAAGGTACTGGACGGTCTGATGGGGTTTTAAATAGATCTAAAAAAATGTTCACTGTCCGAACATCGGACCGCCAGGGCCAAGATGGCAGGAATAGCAACCAAACCCTCTGCGGGTAATAATGCTGAAACTCTTCAGTTCCAGTGCTTCGCTCATCGCCGGCACCAGACTGTCCAGTTTCAGACGCGTGGTTTCCGGATTTTTCGCAAACTCAGGCCGGAGACGCACTTGTCCGCTCAGCCGCGGCTATCCAGTTCCGTTCAATCATCAGCGGGTTGACGAGGCAAGGGAAAGCCAGGCGCGTCCTATATTTAATCGTTTGTATTCCATGTCCCTTGATTTATTGACAACTGAGGATTTCGTTCCTATATTTAGATTGTTACGTATCGCACAACATATGGCAGAGATTCGGGAGATGTAGAGGTAGATCTAAACATGATGGAGGTGGATGATGACGCTGAAAGAATATTTCGATAACGCAAAGGGATACGGGATGCTGGCAACGGCAGACAGCGCTGGGAAGGTGAATGCGGCTGTTTACGCCCGACCGCATGTCATGGATGAAAAAACGGTTGCCTTTATTATGGCTGAGCGGTTAACCCACGAGAACCTCAAGTCGAACCCTTGGGCCACCTATCTTTTCATGGAGGCGGGAGGGGGATGGTCCGGCAAGAGGGTTTATCTGAAAAAACTGAAGGAAGAGCAAAACGAGGAGCTCATTCAGGAGATTTGCCGGAAGTGTGATTATTCCCGTTATGACGTCAAGAACCGGTTTATCGTGTATTTCAACGTCGAGAACGTATTGCCGCTGATCGGAAGCCAGGAGGTCCTTTGATCAACAGCAAGACGGAACAACCCATTCAGGGATCGTGTAAAAAGGAATAGGATAAGCTTCGTGGCAGTGAAGCCTTATCGAATCATCCCGACTGAGTGCATGAACGTTTCTCATCGAAAAACCGTCCCTGCGGCCATGATCCTTTTGCTGTTGCTGCTGCTGGCTTCCTGCATCTTGCCCATCAGGACCTTCGATGAACAGAGGTGGCGGGCGCAAGTGGATTCCACAGACCCGGCGCTTCTCTATGCCCCGCACCTGGAAGACGGCCGCTATTTCAATCCCTGGATGCCCATGCATAGGGGTTTCGGTGATTTTTTGCGCTGGCAGCTCTCCGAAAGGACCCTCTATTCTCCGGAGGAGGAAGAGGAGGTCCCCCGGGTCTTATCGGACCTCCCTGAGCGCATCCGGTCAACCCCGGGCGATTTTATCGCCTGGATCGGCCATGCGACATTCCTGATCAGAATCAACGGGGTATATTGGATCACAGATCCGATCTTTTCGGAGCGGGCACTGCTGCCGAAGCGAAAAACCCCGCCGGGCCTCTCCCTCGAAGAGTTTGCGGCTCTTCCTGGTAAGAAAAATGTGCTGATTTCCCACAGTCACTACGATCATCTGGATTCCAACAGCATCCGGCGTCTCCCCGCCGACACGCGGGTCTATGTCCCCCTGGGGCTCAAGGCCCTGATGAATGATCTCGGAAAGCAGGACGTGGTGGAAATGGACTGGTGGCAGGCGGTTTCCTGCGGCGACCGCTGCCAGGTGGTTTGTCTTCCCGCCCAGCACTGGTCGAGAAGGATCACTCAAACCACAGATACCACCCTGTGGGCGAGTTTTCTGCTGGTGACCTCCGACCGGAAAATCTATTATGGAGGAGACAGCGGCTACTTTATCGGCTACCGGGAGATCGGACGCCGCTATCCCGGCATCGATTACGCCCTGTTGCCCGTCACCGCCTATGACCCGCGCTGGTTTATGCACTATGCCCACTTGGATGCCCGGGAGGCCCTCGATGCCTTCCGTGACCTGGGAGCCCGTTACTTTATCCCGACCCAATGGGGAACCTTTCGGCTGGGAGACGAACCGATCGGGCAAGTTCCTTCATCGTTGTCCAAGGCCGCGCTATCCACCGGCACCGATCCGGCCCGGATCATCGTCATGGGCATCGGCCAGCTTTTACCTACCGACAGTCGAGATCCAAAGTTGTAAAAGGCTTTTATCCCTTTACCGCCAGAAGCCACTTTAAAAGATTCCGGGAGAATATGAGGCGTTCTTTGCAGGTCATTGCATGCAATCCCTTTTTGAAGTTGAAAGCATTGCCCTCTCGGAATAGAAGCGTTTTGTAATTGAACGTGCTGATTGTCTTTCTTTTTTCTGCCTCAATTTCTTGTCGATAAAGCCGCCCCGGGGATACCCCCTGATGAATGCTGTTGAACGAAACTCTCCCCGCTATCCTTCCCGATGCCAGGGCAGATGAAATACCCTCGCCGAAGAGATTCAGCAGACCGCTTGCCTCTCCGGAGACGAGGATACGCTCTGTGCCGAAACAAAACAATCCTCTAGGCGCTGCATAAGTGACCCTGCATCCGAGCCGCCTGACCAAGCGCGCCTGTTCGATGCCGATTCGCTTCCAAAGATACTCCTTAAATCTGGCCATGGCCCGGGTTGCCTTGTCTTCCACCCTGACGACCACTTCCATCACCAGCAGGTCGTCTTTAATATACGCGGAAGGATACGGAGAAATTTCAGGAAAAGCAAAAAAATGGAAGAAACCGAGCTCAAGATGACACCTGCAGGCGTAAGTCTCCTGCAGGGCAACATACCAGGTCAATTTTGCCGTTAATTGCGGATCAATTTGCTTCACCATGCGTGACGCACCGCCATCGGCGGCAATCAGTATTCGACTGTGAACCTCAAGACGCTTTCCATTCGATTTGATGCAGAGGAGATCGACGCCATCAGTACCCTCTGTAAAAGATTGCATCTTTGTTTCATCAAGAATCTCTGCCC carries:
- a CDS encoding DUF2177 family protein, whose translation is MPMLSYAKLYVISLFIFIVVDLIWIAGIMKNFYRLQLGPLSRMTGGSMSPNIPSSILVWMLIVLGLILFVLPRIPRTGSGVEGVLWGALFGLVVYGVYDLTNYALLKDWPLSMTIVDMLWGMVACGISGFIVGHLARRLL
- a CDS encoding MBL fold metallo-hydrolase, encoding MAVKPYRIIPTECMNVSHRKTVPAAMILLLLLLLASCILPIRTFDEQRWRAQVDSTDPALLYAPHLEDGRYFNPWMPMHRGFGDFLRWQLSERTLYSPEEEEEVPRVLSDLPERIRSTPGDFIAWIGHATFLIRINGVYWITDPIFSERALLPKRKTPPGLSLEEFAALPGKKNVLISHSHYDHLDSNSIRRLPADTRVYVPLGLKALMNDLGKQDVVEMDWWQAVSCGDRCQVVCLPAQHWSRRITQTTDTTLWASFLLVTSDRKIYYGGDSGYFIGYREIGRRYPGIDYALLPVTAYDPRWFMHYAHLDAREALDAFRDLGARYFIPTQWGTFRLGDEPIGQVPSSLSKAALSTGTDPARIIVMGIGQLLPTDSRDPKL
- a CDS encoding NAD(P)/FAD-dependent oxidoreductase; the protein is MIDCDVAIVGAGPAGCAAARECTRKGLTTVIVEKKKIPRHKACSGILAPASINFLSEHFGDVPQDVLAVPSHVNAMRMHFPGGHRGDIPIHGLMIRRDRLDAWLCKASRAEILDETKMQSFTEGTDGVDLLCIKSNGKRLEVHSRILIAADGGASRMVKQIDPQLTAKLTWYVALQETYACRCHLELGFFHFFAFPEISPYPSAYIKDDLLVMEVVVRVEDKATRAMARFKEYLWKRIGIEQARLVRRLGCRVTYAAPRGLFCFGTERILVSGEASGLLNLFGEGISSALASGRIAGRVSFNSIHQGVSPGRLYRQEIEAEKRKTISTFNYKTLLFREGNAFNFKKGLHAMTCKERLIFSRNLLKWLLAVKG
- a CDS encoding pyridoxamine 5'-phosphate oxidase family protein; this translates as MMTLKEYFDNAKGYGMLATADSAGKVNAAVYARPHVMDEKTVAFIMAERLTHENLKSNPWATYLFMEAGGGWSGKRVYLKKLKEEQNEELIQEICRKCDYSRYDVKNRFIVYFNVENVLPLIGSQEVL